The region TGAAAGCTATTGAAAACATGGGTAAAAATAATGAAATTGTAGCTGAAGTAGTTAGATATGCTAATGAAGTAGCAGAGTGTAATGGAATTATAATTTCTGGAGGAGAAAGTACAGTTATTGGTAAGCTTATTAAAGAAAGAGGAATTGATAAAGTAATTATTGAAAATAATATTCCTGTATTTGGAACTTGTGCTGGTATGGTTCTTCTTTCTAAGAAAACAGACTATGATCAGGAGATTCTTGGTATTATGGACATTGAAGTTAAAAGAAATTCTTTTGGAAGACAAAGAGATTCTTTTGAGAATGAAATTAATATCTTTAATTATTCTTATCCTGGAG is a window of Methanobrevibacter arboriphilus JCM 13429 = DSM 1125 DNA encoding:
- the pdxT gene encoding pyridoxal 5'-phosphate synthase glutaminase subunit PdxT, producing the protein MIKIGVLNLQGAVSEHVEMTLKAIENMGKNNEIVAEVVRYANEVAECNGIIISGGESTVIGKLIKERGIDKVIIENNIPVFGTCAGMVLLSKKTDYDQEILGIMDIEVKRNSFGRQRDSFENEINIFNYSYPGVFIRAPSVSNILNGTKDESSQIKNQVQILSVLDSNIIAVKQGNNIAMSFHPELTDDTRLHEYYLNQILELNNDN